Proteins encoded in a region of the Thunnus thynnus chromosome 8, fThuThy2.1, whole genome shotgun sequence genome:
- the tp63 gene encoding tumor protein 63 isoform X7, giving the protein MLYLETGGTTSYSESQYTNLGLLNSMDQNIQNGGSTSTSPYNNDHAQNNVTAPSPYAQPSSTFDALSPSPAIPSNTDYAGPHTFDVSFQQSSTAKSATWTYSTELKKLYCQIAKTCPIQIKVLTTPPQGAVIRAMPVYKKAEHVTEVVKRCPNHELSREFNDGQIAPPSHLIRVEGNSHAQYVEDSITGRQSVLVPYEPPQVGTEFTTILYNFMCNSSCVGGMNRRPILIIVTLETRDGQVLGRRCFEARICACPGRDRKADEDSIRKQHVTDATKSSEAFRQVSHGIQMSTIKKRRSTDEEVFCLPIKGREIYEILVKIKESLELMQFLPQHTIESYRQQQQNLLQKQTSMPSQPSYGSSSPTHGKVNKLPSVSQLINPQQRNTLTPSSMSGGLTDMTPMMGTHIPMNADMSSLSPTHALQPQLPLVPSSHCTPPPPYPMDSSISSFLIRLGCAGCLDYFTAQGLTNIYQIENYNMEDLSRLKIPAEFQHIIWKGIIEHQQAMDFSPPPHIVRTTSGASTVSVGSSEARGERVIDAVRFTLRQTISFPPRDEWSDFSFDLDSRRNKQQRIKEEGE; this is encoded by the exons TCACAGTACACAAACCTGGGACTCCTGAACAGCATGGATCAGAACATTCAAAACGGTGGCTCAACCTCTACCAGCCCCTACAACAATGACCATGCACAGAACAACGTGACAGCCCCATCACCCTACGCCCAGCCCAGCTCCACCTTTGATGCCCTTTCCCCCTCACCGGCCATCCCATCCAACACAGATTATGCTGGGCCCCACACCTTTGATGTGTCCTTCCAGCAGTCCAGTACAGCAAAGTCTGCCACTTGGACG TACTCAACAGAGCTAAAGAAGTTGTACTGCCAAATTGCCAAGACATGTCCAATTCAGATCAAAGTGCTGACCACCCCACCACAAGGTGCTGTCATCAGGGCCATGCCTGTTTACAAGAAAGCTGAACATGTGACCGAGGTGGTGAAACGCTGCCCAAACCATGAGCTGAGCCGCGAGTTCAATGACG GTCAGATAGCTCCTCCGAGCCATCTGATCCGTGTGGAGGGAAACAGCCACGCCCAGTATGTGGAGGACTCCATCACTGGGAGACAGAGTGTATTGGTTCCCTATGAACCTCCCCAG GTCGGGACAGAATTTACCACAATTTTGTACAACTTCATGTGCAACTCGAGCTGTGTGGGTGGAATGAACAGACGCCCAATCCTCATCATTGTCACTCTGGAAACCAGAGA TGGTCAGGTATTAGGCCGCCGGTGCTTCGAGGCCAGGATCTGTGCCTGCCCGGGCCGAGACCGGAAGGCAGATGAGGACAGCATCCGCAAGCAGCACGTAACAGACGCCACAAAGAGCAGTGAGG CCTTCCGCCAGGTTTCCCACGGCATACAGATGTCCACCATCAAGAAGAGAAGATCTACAGATGAGGAGGTTTTTTGTTTGCCT aTCAAAGGCCGTGAAATTTATGAGATTTTGGTAAAAATCAAAGAGTCTCTGGAACTCATGCAGTTTCTGCCCCAACATACAATTGAGTCgtacaggcagcagcagcagaatctCCTCCAGAAACA GACTTCAATGCCGTCTCAGCCTTCCTACGGCTCCAGCTCCCCAACTCACGGAAAAGTCAACAAGCTGCCTTCTGTCAGCCAGCTCATCAACCCCCAGCAGCGTAACACACTCACCCCGTCCAGCATGTCTGGAGGCCTGACTGACA tgaCTCCTATGATGGGCACTCACATCCCCATGAACGCTGACATGAGTTCACTGAGCCCCACACATGCACTGCAGCCCCAGCTTCCCTTGGTGCCTTCCTCCCACTGTACTCCCCCTCCTCCATACCCAATGGACAGCAGCATCTCCAG CTTCCTCATACGGCTGGGCTGCGCAGGCTGCTTGGATTACTTCACAGCACAGGGCCTAACCAACATCTACCAGATTGAGAACTATAACATGGAG GACCTGTCCAGGCTGAAGATCCCCGCTGAGTTCCAGCACATCATCTGGAAGGGCATCATCGAGCACCAACAGGCCATGGATTTTTCCCCACCTCCCCACATAGTGCGCACCACCAGCGGGGCCTCCACCGTCAGCGTGGGCTCCTCTGAGGCCCGAGGCGAGCGCGTCATCGACGCCGTGCGTTTCACCCTGCGCCAGACCATCTCCTTCCCACCGCGCGACGAGTGGTCCGACTTCTCCTTCGACCTGGATTCTCGCCGCAACAAACAGCAGCGCATCAAGGAGGAGGGAGAGTAA
- the tp63 gene encoding tumor protein 63 isoform X5, translating to MLYLETGGTTSYSESQYTNLGLLNSMDQNIQNGGSTSTSPYNNDHAQNNVTAPSPYAQPSSTFDALSPSPAIPSNTDYAGPHTFDVSFQQSSTAKSATWTYSTELKKLYCQIAKTCPIQIKVLTTPPQGAVIRAMPVYKKAEHVTEVVKRCPNHELSREFNDGQIAPPSHLIRVEGNSHAQYVEDSITGRQSVLVPYEPPQVGTEFTTILYNFMCNSSCVGGMNRRPILIIVTLETRDGQVLGRRCFEARICACPGRDRKADEDSIRKQHVTDATKSSEAFRQVSHGIQMSTIKKRRSTDEEVFCLPIKGREIYEILVKIKESLELMQFLPQHTIESYRQQQQNLLQKQTSMPSQPSYGSSSPTHGKVNKLPSVSQLINPQQRNTLTPSSMSGGLTDTPFFSAVTPMMGTHIPMNADMSSLSPTHALQPQLPLVPSSHCTPPPPYPMDSSISSFLIRLGCAGCLDYFTAQGLTNIYQIENYNMEDLSRLKIPAEFQHIIWKGIIEHQQAMDFSPPPHIVRTTSGASTVSVGSSEARGERVIDAVRFTLRQTISFPPRDEWSDFSFDLDSRRNKQQRIKEEGE from the exons TCACAGTACACAAACCTGGGACTCCTGAACAGCATGGATCAGAACATTCAAAACGGTGGCTCAACCTCTACCAGCCCCTACAACAATGACCATGCACAGAACAACGTGACAGCCCCATCACCCTACGCCCAGCCCAGCTCCACCTTTGATGCCCTTTCCCCCTCACCGGCCATCCCATCCAACACAGATTATGCTGGGCCCCACACCTTTGATGTGTCCTTCCAGCAGTCCAGTACAGCAAAGTCTGCCACTTGGACG TACTCAACAGAGCTAAAGAAGTTGTACTGCCAAATTGCCAAGACATGTCCAATTCAGATCAAAGTGCTGACCACCCCACCACAAGGTGCTGTCATCAGGGCCATGCCTGTTTACAAGAAAGCTGAACATGTGACCGAGGTGGTGAAACGCTGCCCAAACCATGAGCTGAGCCGCGAGTTCAATGACG GTCAGATAGCTCCTCCGAGCCATCTGATCCGTGTGGAGGGAAACAGCCACGCCCAGTATGTGGAGGACTCCATCACTGGGAGACAGAGTGTATTGGTTCCCTATGAACCTCCCCAG GTCGGGACAGAATTTACCACAATTTTGTACAACTTCATGTGCAACTCGAGCTGTGTGGGTGGAATGAACAGACGCCCAATCCTCATCATTGTCACTCTGGAAACCAGAGA TGGTCAGGTATTAGGCCGCCGGTGCTTCGAGGCCAGGATCTGTGCCTGCCCGGGCCGAGACCGGAAGGCAGATGAGGACAGCATCCGCAAGCAGCACGTAACAGACGCCACAAAGAGCAGTGAGG CCTTCCGCCAGGTTTCCCACGGCATACAGATGTCCACCATCAAGAAGAGAAGATCTACAGATGAGGAGGTTTTTTGTTTGCCT aTCAAAGGCCGTGAAATTTATGAGATTTTGGTAAAAATCAAAGAGTCTCTGGAACTCATGCAGTTTCTGCCCCAACATACAATTGAGTCgtacaggcagcagcagcagaatctCCTCCAGAAACA GACTTCAATGCCGTCTCAGCCTTCCTACGGCTCCAGCTCCCCAACTCACGGAAAAGTCAACAAGCTGCCTTCTGTCAGCCAGCTCATCAACCCCCAGCAGCGTAACACACTCACCCCGTCCAGCATGTCTGGAGGCCTGACTGACA ctccttttttctctgcagtgaCTCCTATGATGGGCACTCACATCCCCATGAACGCTGACATGAGTTCACTGAGCCCCACACATGCACTGCAGCCCCAGCTTCCCTTGGTGCCTTCCTCCCACTGTACTCCCCCTCCTCCATACCCAATGGACAGCAGCATCTCCAG CTTCCTCATACGGCTGGGCTGCGCAGGCTGCTTGGATTACTTCACAGCACAGGGCCTAACCAACATCTACCAGATTGAGAACTATAACATGGAG GACCTGTCCAGGCTGAAGATCCCCGCTGAGTTCCAGCACATCATCTGGAAGGGCATCATCGAGCACCAACAGGCCATGGATTTTTCCCCACCTCCCCACATAGTGCGCACCACCAGCGGGGCCTCCACCGTCAGCGTGGGCTCCTCTGAGGCCCGAGGCGAGCGCGTCATCGACGCCGTGCGTTTCACCCTGCGCCAGACCATCTCCTTCCCACCGCGCGACGAGTGGTCCGACTTCTCCTTCGACCTGGATTCTCGCCGCAACAAACAGCAGCGCATCAAGGAGGAGGGAGAGTAA
- the tp63 gene encoding tumor protein 63 isoform X4: protein MLYLETGGTTSYSESQYTNLGLLNSMDQNIQNGGSTSTSPYNNDHAQNNVTAPSPYAQPSSTFDALSPSPAIPSNTDYAGPHTFDVSFQQSSTAKSATWTYSTELKKLYCQIAKTCPIQIKVLTTPPQGAVIRAMPVYKKAEHVTEVVKRCPNHELSREFNDGQIAPPSHLIRVEGNSHAQYVEDSITGRQSVLVPYEPPQVGTEFTTILYNFMCNSSCVGGMNRRPILIIVTLETRDGQVLGRRCFEARICACPGRDRKADEDSIRKQHVTDATKSSEGTKRPFRQVSHGIQMSTIKKRRSTDEEVFCLPIKGREIYEILVKIKESLELMQFLPQHTIESYRQQQQNLLQKQTSMPSQPSYGSSSPTHGKVNKLPSVSQLINPQQRNTLTPSSMSGGLTDTPFFSAVTPMMGTHIPMNADMSSLSPTHALQPQLPLVPSSHCTPPPPYPMDSSISSFLIRLGCAGCLDYFTAQGLTNIYQIENYNMEDLSRLKIPAEFQHIIWKGIIEHQQAMDFSPPPHIVRTTSGASTVSVGSSEARGERVIDAVRFTLRQTISFPPRDEWSDFSFDLDSRRNKQQRIKEEGE from the exons TCACAGTACACAAACCTGGGACTCCTGAACAGCATGGATCAGAACATTCAAAACGGTGGCTCAACCTCTACCAGCCCCTACAACAATGACCATGCACAGAACAACGTGACAGCCCCATCACCCTACGCCCAGCCCAGCTCCACCTTTGATGCCCTTTCCCCCTCACCGGCCATCCCATCCAACACAGATTATGCTGGGCCCCACACCTTTGATGTGTCCTTCCAGCAGTCCAGTACAGCAAAGTCTGCCACTTGGACG TACTCAACAGAGCTAAAGAAGTTGTACTGCCAAATTGCCAAGACATGTCCAATTCAGATCAAAGTGCTGACCACCCCACCACAAGGTGCTGTCATCAGGGCCATGCCTGTTTACAAGAAAGCTGAACATGTGACCGAGGTGGTGAAACGCTGCCCAAACCATGAGCTGAGCCGCGAGTTCAATGACG GTCAGATAGCTCCTCCGAGCCATCTGATCCGTGTGGAGGGAAACAGCCACGCCCAGTATGTGGAGGACTCCATCACTGGGAGACAGAGTGTATTGGTTCCCTATGAACCTCCCCAG GTCGGGACAGAATTTACCACAATTTTGTACAACTTCATGTGCAACTCGAGCTGTGTGGGTGGAATGAACAGACGCCCAATCCTCATCATTGTCACTCTGGAAACCAGAGA TGGTCAGGTATTAGGCCGCCGGTGCTTCGAGGCCAGGATCTGTGCCTGCCCGGGCCGAGACCGGAAGGCAGATGAGGACAGCATCCGCAAGCAGCACGTAACAGACGCCACAAAGAGCAGTGAGGGTACGAAACGCC CCTTCCGCCAGGTTTCCCACGGCATACAGATGTCCACCATCAAGAAGAGAAGATCTACAGATGAGGAGGTTTTTTGTTTGCCT aTCAAAGGCCGTGAAATTTATGAGATTTTGGTAAAAATCAAAGAGTCTCTGGAACTCATGCAGTTTCTGCCCCAACATACAATTGAGTCgtacaggcagcagcagcagaatctCCTCCAGAAACA GACTTCAATGCCGTCTCAGCCTTCCTACGGCTCCAGCTCCCCAACTCACGGAAAAGTCAACAAGCTGCCTTCTGTCAGCCAGCTCATCAACCCCCAGCAGCGTAACACACTCACCCCGTCCAGCATGTCTGGAGGCCTGACTGACA ctccttttttctctgcagtgaCTCCTATGATGGGCACTCACATCCCCATGAACGCTGACATGAGTTCACTGAGCCCCACACATGCACTGCAGCCCCAGCTTCCCTTGGTGCCTTCCTCCCACTGTACTCCCCCTCCTCCATACCCAATGGACAGCAGCATCTCCAG CTTCCTCATACGGCTGGGCTGCGCAGGCTGCTTGGATTACTTCACAGCACAGGGCCTAACCAACATCTACCAGATTGAGAACTATAACATGGAG GACCTGTCCAGGCTGAAGATCCCCGCTGAGTTCCAGCACATCATCTGGAAGGGCATCATCGAGCACCAACAGGCCATGGATTTTTCCCCACCTCCCCACATAGTGCGCACCACCAGCGGGGCCTCCACCGTCAGCGTGGGCTCCTCTGAGGCCCGAGGCGAGCGCGTCATCGACGCCGTGCGTTTCACCCTGCGCCAGACCATCTCCTTCCCACCGCGCGACGAGTGGTCCGACTTCTCCTTCGACCTGGATTCTCGCCGCAACAAACAGCAGCGCATCAAGGAGGAGGGAGAGTAA
- the tp63 gene encoding tumor protein 63 isoform X6: MLYLETGGTTSYSESQYTNLGLLNSMDQNIQNGGSTSTSPYNNDHAQNNVTAPSPYAQPSSTFDALSPSPAIPSNTDYAGPHTFDVSFQQSSTAKSATWTYSTELKKLYCQIAKTCPIQIKVLTTPPQGAVIRAMPVYKKAEHVTEVVKRCPNHELSREFNDGQIAPPSHLIRVEGNSHAQYVEDSITGRQSVLVPYEPPQVGTEFTTILYNFMCNSSCVGGMNRRPILIIVTLETRDGQVLGRRCFEARICACPGRDRKADEDSIRKQHVTDATKSSEGTKRPFRQVSHGIQMSTIKKRRSTDEEVFCLPIKGREIYEILVKIKESLELMQFLPQHTIESYRQQQQNLLQKQTSMPSQPSYGSSSPTHGKVNKLPSVSQLINPQQRNTLTPSSMSGGLTDMTPMMGTHIPMNADMSSLSPTHALQPQLPLVPSSHCTPPPPYPMDSSISSFLIRLGCAGCLDYFTAQGLTNIYQIENYNMEDLSRLKIPAEFQHIIWKGIIEHQQAMDFSPPPHIVRTTSGASTVSVGSSEARGERVIDAVRFTLRQTISFPPRDEWSDFSFDLDSRRNKQQRIKEEGE; the protein is encoded by the exons TCACAGTACACAAACCTGGGACTCCTGAACAGCATGGATCAGAACATTCAAAACGGTGGCTCAACCTCTACCAGCCCCTACAACAATGACCATGCACAGAACAACGTGACAGCCCCATCACCCTACGCCCAGCCCAGCTCCACCTTTGATGCCCTTTCCCCCTCACCGGCCATCCCATCCAACACAGATTATGCTGGGCCCCACACCTTTGATGTGTCCTTCCAGCAGTCCAGTACAGCAAAGTCTGCCACTTGGACG TACTCAACAGAGCTAAAGAAGTTGTACTGCCAAATTGCCAAGACATGTCCAATTCAGATCAAAGTGCTGACCACCCCACCACAAGGTGCTGTCATCAGGGCCATGCCTGTTTACAAGAAAGCTGAACATGTGACCGAGGTGGTGAAACGCTGCCCAAACCATGAGCTGAGCCGCGAGTTCAATGACG GTCAGATAGCTCCTCCGAGCCATCTGATCCGTGTGGAGGGAAACAGCCACGCCCAGTATGTGGAGGACTCCATCACTGGGAGACAGAGTGTATTGGTTCCCTATGAACCTCCCCAG GTCGGGACAGAATTTACCACAATTTTGTACAACTTCATGTGCAACTCGAGCTGTGTGGGTGGAATGAACAGACGCCCAATCCTCATCATTGTCACTCTGGAAACCAGAGA TGGTCAGGTATTAGGCCGCCGGTGCTTCGAGGCCAGGATCTGTGCCTGCCCGGGCCGAGACCGGAAGGCAGATGAGGACAGCATCCGCAAGCAGCACGTAACAGACGCCACAAAGAGCAGTGAGGGTACGAAACGCC CCTTCCGCCAGGTTTCCCACGGCATACAGATGTCCACCATCAAGAAGAGAAGATCTACAGATGAGGAGGTTTTTTGTTTGCCT aTCAAAGGCCGTGAAATTTATGAGATTTTGGTAAAAATCAAAGAGTCTCTGGAACTCATGCAGTTTCTGCCCCAACATACAATTGAGTCgtacaggcagcagcagcagaatctCCTCCAGAAACA GACTTCAATGCCGTCTCAGCCTTCCTACGGCTCCAGCTCCCCAACTCACGGAAAAGTCAACAAGCTGCCTTCTGTCAGCCAGCTCATCAACCCCCAGCAGCGTAACACACTCACCCCGTCCAGCATGTCTGGAGGCCTGACTGACA tgaCTCCTATGATGGGCACTCACATCCCCATGAACGCTGACATGAGTTCACTGAGCCCCACACATGCACTGCAGCCCCAGCTTCCCTTGGTGCCTTCCTCCCACTGTACTCCCCCTCCTCCATACCCAATGGACAGCAGCATCTCCAG CTTCCTCATACGGCTGGGCTGCGCAGGCTGCTTGGATTACTTCACAGCACAGGGCCTAACCAACATCTACCAGATTGAGAACTATAACATGGAG GACCTGTCCAGGCTGAAGATCCCCGCTGAGTTCCAGCACATCATCTGGAAGGGCATCATCGAGCACCAACAGGCCATGGATTTTTCCCCACCTCCCCACATAGTGCGCACCACCAGCGGGGCCTCCACCGTCAGCGTGGGCTCCTCTGAGGCCCGAGGCGAGCGCGTCATCGACGCCGTGCGTTTCACCCTGCGCCAGACCATCTCCTTCCCACCGCGCGACGAGTGGTCCGACTTCTCCTTCGACCTGGATTCTCGCCGCAACAAACAGCAGCGCATCAAGGAGGAGGGAGAGTAA